A window from Salarias fasciatus chromosome 11, fSalaFa1.1, whole genome shotgun sequence encodes these proteins:
- the LOC115396421 gene encoding zinc finger protein 271-like isoform X2, protein MRSHTGEKPYPCETCGKSFSHQSALVVHKRCHTGEKPYPCEICGKCFRVQQALLVHKRSHTGEKPYPCETCGKSFIDRSHLLVHKRSHTGEKPYPCETCGKSFTRQSTLLVHKRCHTGEKPYPCEICGKSFSRYSHLVVHMRSHTGEKPYPCEACGKSFNSRSNLLVHMRCHTGEKPYPCETCGKSFITRSYLLVHMRSHTGEKPYPCETCGKSFITRSQLLCHIRCHTGEKPYPCETCGKSFSQYIHLLRHMRSHTGEKPYPCETCGKSFSRRTALLDHKRSHTGEKPYPCETCGKSFSYQSALLVHYRSHTGEKPYPCETCGKSFGYRCSLLHHMKIHLEMR, encoded by the coding sequence atgagatctcacacaggtgagaagccgtatccttgtgaaacatgtggtaAAAGTTTCAGTCATCAGAGTGCTTTAGTGGTCCACAAGAgatgtcacacaggtgagaagccatatccttgtgaaatatgtgggaaatgtttccgTGTTCAGCAGGCTTTATTGGTCCAcaagagatctcacacaggtgagaagccatatccttgtgaaacatgtgggaaaagttttatTGACcggagtcatttgttggtccacaagagatctcacacgggtgagaagccatatccttgtgaaacatgtgggaaaagtttcactcGTCAGAGTactttgttggtccacaagagatgtcacacaggtgagaagccgtatccttgtgaaatatgtgggaaaagtttcagtcggtaCAGTCATTTGGTGGTccacatgagatctcacacaggtgagaagccgtatccatgtgaagcatgtgggaaaagtttcaataGCCGGagtaatttgttggtccacatgagatgtcacacaggtgagaagccgtatccttgtgaaacatgtgggaaaagtttcattacCCGGAGttatttgttggtccacatgagatctcacacaggtgagaagccgtatccttgtgaaacatgtgggaaaagtttcattacTCGGAGTCAGTTGTTGTGCCACATAAgatgtcacacaggtgagaagccgtatccttgtgaaacatgtgggaaaagtttcagtcagtacattcatttgttgcgccacatgagatctcacacaggtgagaagccatatccttgtgaaacatgtgggaaaagtttcagtcgtcGCACCGCTTTATTGGATCAcaagagatctcacacaggtgagaagccatatccttgtgaaacatgtgggaaaagtttcagttatCAGAGCGCTTTATTGGTCCATTacagatctcacacaggtgagaagccgtatccttgtgaaacatgtggaaaaagtttcggTTATCGTTGTTCTTTGCTGCACCACATGAAAATTCACTTGGAGATGAGGTGA